Proteins found in one Pseudomonas sp. P8_241 genomic segment:
- a CDS encoding acyl-CoA dehydrogenase family protein: protein MLRSAVAQQDALIGVDENVVDSQAFAQVLEEVRQRRNEFDEGSHVPRDMIERFKQVGIYRAATPKCFGGDALAPALFLEMIERISEADGSAGWVASFGSAGVYLAALPRETLAELYAESPDLVFAGGLFPLQPAEAVDGGYQVNGTWKFASGCKGADLLGVGIGAAGGKPRTAVFRPAQVDIVENWEVVGLKGTGSHDLRVTDQHVDERWTFIRGGASTIDEPLFRYPSIAYAAQVLAVVNLGLARAALDEISRMAGGSGITGAPKLSDRAYVRIEIAKAEAKLSAARGFFYNATEQVWNSIVAGNPVTPEQTSLLRLSAIHVSQAGAEVVQSAYSLAGTTAIYLRHPLQRYLRDSMVVTQHAFLSEGLYDGAGSVFLGVPPFPGYI, encoded by the coding sequence ATGCTGCGTTCAGCGGTTGCGCAACAAGACGCACTGATTGGCGTTGACGAGAACGTCGTCGACAGCCAGGCCTTTGCGCAGGTACTGGAAGAAGTTCGCCAGCGTCGCAATGAATTCGACGAAGGTTCCCACGTACCCCGGGACATGATCGAGCGTTTCAAACAGGTCGGCATCTATCGCGCCGCCACGCCGAAATGCTTCGGTGGCGACGCCCTGGCACCGGCTCTGTTCCTGGAAATGATCGAACGCATCTCCGAAGCCGACGGCTCGGCAGGCTGGGTGGCCAGCTTCGGCAGCGCCGGTGTTTACCTCGCAGCCTTGCCGCGGGAAACCCTGGCTGAGCTCTACGCCGAAAGCCCTGATCTCGTATTCGCTGGCGGTCTGTTCCCGTTGCAACCAGCCGAGGCCGTAGACGGCGGTTATCAGGTCAACGGCACCTGGAAATTCGCCAGCGGCTGCAAAGGTGCAGACCTGTTGGGCGTTGGTATCGGCGCTGCCGGCGGCAAGCCGCGCACCGCAGTGTTTCGTCCGGCGCAGGTCGACATCGTCGAGAACTGGGAAGTGGTCGGCCTCAAAGGCACTGGCAGCCATGACTTGCGCGTGACCGATCAACACGTTGATGAGCGCTGGACCTTCATCCGTGGCGGTGCCTCGACCATCGACGAGCCGCTGTTCCGCTACCCGTCGATCGCCTACGCCGCGCAAGTGCTGGCAGTGGTCAACCTCGGCCTGGCCCGTGCGGCTCTCGACGAAATCAGCCGTATGGCTGGCGGCAGCGGCATTACCGGCGCACCGAAATTGTCCGACCGCGCCTACGTGCGCATCGAGATCGCCAAGGCTGAAGCCAAGCTCAGCGCCGCACGCGGTTTCTTCTACAACGCCACCGAACAGGTGTGGAACTCGATCGTCGCCGGCAACCCGGTCACGCCAGAGCAGACCAGCCTGTTGCGTCTGTCTGCGATTCACGTGTCCCAGGCCGGTGCCGAAGTCGTGCAAAGCGCCTACAGCCTGGCGGGCACCACCGCCATTTACCTGCGCCATCCGCTGCAACGCTACCTGCGCGACTCGATGGTGGTGACCCAGCACGCGTTCCTCAGCGAAGGCCTTTACGACGGCGCGGGCTCGGTGTTCCTCGGCGTCCCGCCGTTCCCGGGCTACATCTGA
- a CDS encoding nuclear transport factor 2 family protein, translating into MNEALLQRLATLEGESAVRRLMACYMDLCDVPRAAIHLSQLAQLFTEDAIWEGLGAQTAQTFGQHQGREAVAAFVGGYLPPSDHFKLNLHYLTSESIVVDGKAAQGQWIMQQISTYADGRNELFGTRLNIDFRCVDGVWLIAHFRTQRLFNTELSA; encoded by the coding sequence ATGAACGAGGCCTTGCTGCAGCGTCTGGCGACGCTTGAAGGGGAGAGTGCTGTGCGCCGCTTGATGGCGTGCTACATGGACCTGTGCGACGTGCCGCGGGCGGCGATTCATCTAAGCCAGTTGGCGCAGTTGTTCACCGAAGATGCGATCTGGGAAGGCCTCGGCGCCCAGACCGCGCAGACCTTCGGTCAGCATCAGGGACGTGAGGCGGTGGCGGCGTTTGTCGGCGGCTACCTGCCGCCATCGGACCACTTCAAGCTGAACCTGCACTACCTCACCAGCGAGTCGATTGTGGTCGACGGCAAGGCTGCGCAAGGGCAATGGATCATGCAGCAGATCTCGACCTACGCCGATGGCCGCAACGAGCTGTTCGGCACGCGCCTGAACATCGATTTTCGTTGCGTCGACGGCGTCTGGCTGATCGCGCATTTCCGTACGCAACGGCTGTTCAACACGGAGCTG
- a CDS encoding two-component system sensor histidine kinase NtrB — MYLPKPNDFYALIEAMPLCIILHDAHTKEILWANAAALAALGFTLEELTPLKAPDMTRDAPKYRRSVGLRWLEGAARTGQRAIEWCYRSKQGVEILSEAVATLVHLDGRDVLMVQFRDISKEDKVKRDLKRFESRLTAFMQDLAEGVAVLGPEGDIRFISDSGALLLNSEVRQLMGKNFLAWCDDASRRRLLQQLANETPEHAPFSVHYKLQRRDGEWRWHHATCRYIEIEDDLVGHLLLFRDVTEQVQAEEARRVSEQKIEYLARYNAMGEMAVAIAHELSQPLAATRNFIEGAVIRLGKSADADQGVAWGLQNAVRQIEHASVIIKSVRDYVVKLEQSEELVDLNELLRETRYFISLRADPSLVRVEIVPSPVPLRVSCEKVLIGQVILNLAFNAIEEMADLPTERRLLRIHASADNGVALVRIEDSGRGIQAAAQEKLFDGFFSSKVSGNGIGLALCKNIIGRHRGDIWAQNQEPCGAVFSFSLPLV; from the coding sequence ATGTATTTGCCAAAACCGAACGACTTTTATGCGCTGATCGAAGCCATGCCGCTGTGCATCATTCTTCACGATGCGCACACCAAGGAAATTCTCTGGGCCAACGCTGCCGCCCTGGCGGCGCTGGGCTTTACCCTGGAAGAACTGACGCCGCTCAAGGCTCCCGACATGACCCGCGACGCACCGAAGTACCGGCGTTCGGTGGGTCTGCGCTGGCTGGAGGGCGCTGCACGCACGGGCCAACGGGCCATCGAGTGGTGCTATCGGTCCAAGCAAGGCGTGGAGATTCTTTCCGAGGCGGTGGCGACGCTGGTGCACCTGGACGGTCGCGATGTGTTGATGGTGCAGTTCCGCGACATCTCCAAGGAAGACAAGGTCAAGCGCGACCTCAAACGGTTCGAAAGCCGACTCACGGCCTTCATGCAAGACCTGGCTGAAGGCGTGGCCGTACTCGGGCCCGAGGGCGATATCCGCTTTATCAGCGACTCCGGCGCGCTCCTGCTCAACAGTGAAGTGCGTCAGTTGATGGGTAAAAACTTCCTGGCCTGGTGCGACGATGCTTCGCGCCGGCGCCTGCTGCAACAGCTTGCCAACGAGACACCGGAACACGCGCCGTTCAGCGTCCACTATAAATTGCAGCGACGTGACGGCGAGTGGCGCTGGCATCACGCAACGTGCCGCTATATCGAGATCGAGGACGATCTGGTCGGTCACCTCCTGCTGTTTCGCGATGTCACCGAGCAGGTGCAGGCCGAAGAAGCGCGGCGGGTCAGCGAGCAGAAGATCGAATATCTGGCGCGCTACAACGCCATGGGCGAAATGGCGGTGGCCATCGCCCATGAACTGAGCCAGCCGTTGGCGGCAACCCGTAACTTTATTGAAGGGGCGGTGATTCGCCTGGGCAAATCAGCCGATGCCGATCAAGGCGTGGCCTGGGGTTTGCAGAATGCGGTGCGGCAAATCGAGCACGCCTCCGTGATTATCAAGAGCGTGCGCGATTACGTGGTCAAGCTTGAGCAATCGGAGGAGCTGGTCGATCTCAACGAACTGCTGCGCGAAACCCGTTATTTCATCAGCCTGCGCGCCGATCCGAGCCTGGTGCGCGTGGAAATCGTGCCCTCGCCCGTTCCGCTGCGGGTGAGTTGCGAGAAGGTGCTGATCGGCCAGGTGATTCTCAACCTGGCCTTCAACGCCATTGAAGAAATGGCCGACCTGCCGACCGAACGACGCTTGCTGCGCATTCATGCCAGCGCCGATAACGGCGTGGCGCTGGTGCGGATTGAAGACAGTGGGCGTGGCATTCAGGCTGCGGCGCAGGAAAAGCTGTTCGACGGTTTCTTTTCATCCAAGGTCAGCGGCAACGGCATCGGCCTGGCACTGTGCAAGAACATCATCGGCCGCCACCGCGGTGACATCTGGGCGCAAAACCAGGAGCCGTGCGGCGCGGTGTTCAGCTTCTCCCTTCCCCTCGTCTGA